The Saprospiraceae bacterium genome includes a window with the following:
- a CDS encoding Gfo/Idh/MocA family oxidoreductase: MTFKLYLYVTLFLTTSMISESTGQSEVVRAGIAGLSHSHVHWILGRPDDDKMIVVGIVEKNQELALRYSKMYNFSMEIVFPTIQEMIQKTKPDAVMAFGPIIEHLAVVEACAPSGIHVMVEKPLAVSLDHARKMQNLAKKHHIHLITNYETTWYPTVHKANELLIADSIGNLTQLVIRDGHRGPLKIGVDKEFLVWLTDPIQNGGGAITDFGCYGANLSTWMMEGKKPRSVFAITQQFQKENNPKVDDECTIILEYDKSKTTIQASWNWPIGRKDMEVYGTTGAIFADNRTDLRMRIAEGYDVYKETLKKPSLLPEPYNDPFLLFSALIRKKISLKPYDLSSLENNMIVMEILEAAKISSKKGKAVKIKP, encoded by the coding sequence ATGACCTTTAAGTTGTATTTGTATGTCACTCTATTCTTAACAACTTCAATGATATCGGAGTCTACCGGTCAATCAGAAGTAGTACGTGCGGGCATTGCCGGATTATCACATAGTCATGTTCACTGGATTTTAGGTAGGCCTGATGATGATAAAATGATAGTGGTGGGTATCGTAGAAAAAAATCAAGAGCTTGCCCTTCGCTACTCAAAAATGTATAATTTTTCAATGGAAATAGTTTTTCCTACTATCCAGGAAATGATCCAAAAAACAAAGCCTGATGCGGTAATGGCGTTTGGTCCGATCATTGAACATCTTGCGGTGGTAGAGGCATGTGCACCGTCTGGAATACATGTTATGGTAGAAAAACCACTGGCTGTAAGTCTCGACCACGCCAGAAAAATGCAAAACCTGGCCAAAAAACACCATATCCACCTGATCACAAATTATGAAACAACATGGTATCCCACTGTACATAAAGCCAATGAATTGCTCATTGCTGACAGTATAGGAAATCTAACTCAACTTGTCATCAGAGATGGGCATCGGGGACCACTGAAAATAGGTGTTGACAAAGAATTTCTCGTTTGGCTTACAGACCCGATACAAAATGGAGGCGGAGCTATCACTGATTTTGGCTGCTATGGTGCCAATCTTTCGACCTGGATGATGGAAGGAAAAAAACCGCGGAGTGTCTTTGCTATCACACAACAATTTCAGAAAGAAAATAACCCAAAAGTAGATGATGAGTGTACAATCATCCTGGAGTACGACAAGTCAAAAACCACAATTCAGGCATCTTGGAACTGGCCAATCGGACGAAAAGATATGGAAGTGTATGGAACGACGGGAGCTATTTTTGCTGATAACAGAACCGACCTGCGAATGCGTATCGCCGAAGGTTATGATGTGTACAAAGAAACTCTCAAGAAACCATCGCTATTGCCTGAACCTTACAATGATCCTTTTTTACTTTTTTCGGCCCTGATACGCAAGAAGATCTCTTTAAAACCTTATGATCTTTCGTCATTGGAGAATAATATGATTGTCATGGAAATCCTTGAAGCAGCAAAAATATCATCCAAAAAAGGTAAGGCGGTTAAGATAAAGCCATAA
- a CDS encoding HNH endonuclease, giving the protein MSYEGDMFKKLGMPSKMDVELAILKTLFKNNGTIKEFASGEEIVTEIANLFSLNEEQRHSVLERIYYKENRIAKTPVWHRLLYRAADSLANENLITRPSTTYKLTNKKEWMLTEAGIDKSLNILNIPSATKENLSVKSFEVQKLVNKMKLSKYPNIYDPFKKEKQTKFILKEHSLRERGFRQIVIESYDCKCSLCGLKLPSPNNLLWEVEAAHIVPHRLNGKDEIWNGIAFCKLHHWAFDVGWFSLTNDYKIIVSKNYNDLPENFGKMLEIDFLLNKLRADNPISLPTLKDLNPHIAALEWHRKNVLFK; this is encoded by the coding sequence ATGAGTTACGAAGGAGATATGTTTAAAAAATTGGGTATGCCTTCGAAAATGGATGTTGAACTAGCTATTTTGAAAACTTTGTTTAAAAACAATGGAACAATAAAAGAATTTGCGTCAGGAGAAGAAATTGTAACTGAAATTGCTAATTTATTTTCTTTAAATGAAGAGCAAAGACATTCCGTTTTGGAAAGAATCTATTATAAAGAGAACAGAATAGCTAAAACGCCTGTTTGGCATAGACTTTTGTATCGGGCAGCAGATTCCTTAGCTAATGAAAATCTGATTACAAGACCTTCAACTACTTATAAGTTAACCAATAAAAAGGAATGGATGTTAACTGAAGCAGGTATAGATAAATCATTAAATATATTAAATATACCATCTGCAACAAAAGAAAATCTATCTGTCAAATCATTTGAAGTTCAGAAGCTGGTTAATAAGATGAAATTATCAAAATACCCAAATATATACGACCCTTTTAAAAAAGAGAAACAGACTAAGTTCATATTAAAAGAACATAGTCTAAGGGAAAGAGGATTTAGGCAAATAGTTATCGAATCTTATGATTGTAAATGCAGTTTATGTGGGTTGAAGTTACCTTCTCCAAATAATTTATTGTGGGAAGTTGAGGCAGCCCATATTGTTCCTCATAGATTGAATGGAAAGGATGAAATATGGAATGGAATAGCATTTTGTAAGCTCCATCATTGGGCATTTGATGTCGGCTGGTTTTCCCTTACTAACGATTATAAAATAATTGTTTCAAAAAACTACAATGACCTTCCTGAAAATTTTGGAAAAATGTTGGAAATTGATTTTTTGCTAAATAAACTAAGAGCCGATAACCCAATTTCTTTACCTACTTTAAAAGATTTAAATCCACATATTGCTGCTTTAGAGTGGCATAGAAAAAATGTATTGTTTAAGTAA
- a CDS encoding TonB-dependent receptor, with protein MKVHGWIYTIFMMTILHDVRAQESPDSTIKVQMEEILLSDIRSDGQLPWSYTKQKATEIDKFQNNVRNLMDRQAGIQSFNGENFAQDVRIAIRGYGSRSAFGIRGIRIYQDGLPLTSPDGTSQLDEISIFDIESVDIVRSGLAARLGNAGGGALSFRLNTFFDGIQVLTRVNSLGAYDAGIKYGVTGKKVKNVLSANHHYFKGKRSFSEAQNTTLLNKTSVDINDKWQINFTHGAYYSPIGKDPGALSADEFTKDRYQANPRNVTFDAGESVSGLLMSGRSVYSKSDQSTFISGYFYRYRDFTGRLPFVNGGWVDLNRHFGGIGNTYEYRPKHHLILTIGQTLEFQSDRRILSGNNNGAKSALSADQFEQVFNAAIFQQLQYNIKKWSLHQMVRWDINQYQLKDRFINSDKNNGEKRYSNLNGSVGLGYLVNKKLTVFSNINTTFEMPTLNELSNNPELTGGFNIRLNPETSLQTEAGLKWVPNTHFSLNISAFHINIRDQITGYEIKDAPGRIFYRNAASSSRKGIECTTEIELSSFFKSVLNYTYSDFKYKDFITGITDFSGNTQPLIPNHKWNFTSIINAGQWATAQINISYNSAMYVDDANKTKVNGFYEINGAVQTGLKVSSRFTAGLTANNLFNLMDYSNFRANATLGRYYEAASPQNFGLYVRLVFTNQNKF; from the coding sequence ATGAAAGTTCACGGTTGGATATATACAATATTCATGATGACGATCTTACATGATGTGCGTGCTCAGGAAAGTCCTGACAGTACCATCAAAGTTCAAATGGAAGAGATTTTGCTTTCAGACATCAGATCTGATGGACAATTGCCGTGGTCATACACCAAACAAAAGGCCACAGAAATTGATAAATTTCAGAATAATGTCAGGAATCTGATGGACAGACAAGCCGGAATACAGTCTTTCAACGGGGAAAATTTTGCTCAGGACGTGCGCATAGCTATCCGTGGCTATGGCAGCAGGTCGGCATTTGGTATCAGAGGTATCAGAATATATCAGGATGGCCTGCCCCTGACTTCACCTGACGGCACAAGTCAGCTGGATGAAATATCCATATTTGATATCGAGTCGGTAGATATCGTCAGATCCGGCCTTGCTGCAAGACTCGGCAATGCAGGTGGCGGCGCATTGTCTTTCAGGTTGAATACATTTTTTGATGGCATACAAGTATTAACGAGAGTCAATAGCCTTGGAGCTTATGATGCAGGCATAAAATATGGTGTCACGGGTAAAAAAGTCAAAAATGTGCTGTCTGCCAATCACCATTACTTCAAAGGCAAAAGATCATTTAGTGAAGCTCAAAATACCACACTGCTAAATAAGACTTCAGTTGATATCAATGATAAATGGCAAATTAATTTCACTCATGGCGCTTACTACTCGCCGATAGGTAAAGATCCCGGTGCACTTTCTGCGGATGAATTTACTAAGGACAGATATCAGGCCAACCCAAGAAATGTAACATTTGATGCAGGTGAATCAGTTTCAGGGCTGCTCATGTCCGGGAGATCAGTGTACTCCAAAAGTGATCAATCGACTTTCATATCCGGATACTTCTATCGATACAGAGATTTTACAGGACGGTTGCCTTTTGTAAACGGAGGTTGGGTAGATCTGAATCGTCATTTCGGAGGTATCGGCAACACTTACGAATATCGGCCCAAACATCATCTCATTTTAACCATAGGTCAAACCCTGGAATTTCAGTCAGACAGAAGAATCTTATCAGGCAATAATAATGGCGCAAAATCAGCATTATCGGCGGATCAATTCGAACAGGTATTCAATGCAGCTATTTTTCAGCAGTTGCAATACAATATCAAAAAATGGTCTCTCCATCAAATGGTCAGATGGGATATCAATCAATATCAGCTCAAAGACCGGTTCATCAACTCAGATAAAAATAACGGAGAAAAAAGATACAGCAATCTCAATGGTTCAGTCGGTCTAGGTTATCTTGTCAATAAAAAATTAACAGTATTTTCTAATATCAATACCACCTTTGAAATGCCTACGCTCAATGAGCTGTCAAATAATCCGGAACTGACAGGTGGGTTTAATATTAGACTGAATCCGGAGACCTCATTACAAACAGAAGCCGGACTTAAATGGGTGCCGAATACTCATTTTTCATTAAATATATCGGCATTCCATATAAATATACGAGATCAAATCACCGGATACGAAATAAAAGATGCCCCTGGCAGAATATTTTACAGGAATGCCGCATCTTCCAGTAGAAAAGGAATTGAATGTACCACAGAAATAGAGTTGAGCAGCTTTTTTAAATCCGTTCTTAATTATACATACTCGGATTTTAAATACAAAGATTTCATCACAGGCATCACTGATTTTTCAGGCAATACCCAACCTCTGATACCAAATCATAAATGGAATTTTACGTCCATCATCAATGCAGGTCAATGGGCAACTGCACAAATCAATATATCTTACAATAGTGCCATGTATGTAGATGATGCCAACAAAACAAAAGTAAACGGATTTTATGAAATCAATGGAGCTGTACAAACAGGACTCAAAGTTTCCTCCAGATTTACTGCCGGACTGACTGCCAATAATCTATTTAATCTGATGGATTATTCCAATTTCCGAGCTAATGCCACACTGGGAAGGTATTACGAAGCTGCTTCACCACAGAATTTTGGTCTGTATGTGAGGTTGGTTTTTACCAATCAAAATAAATTTTAA
- the prmC gene encoding peptide chain release factor N(5)-glutamine methyltransferase has product MTFTSAYSTLSEKLMTVYDSREASIIARYILEDVFNASFWSEEELNPDQIVRFDEVTQRLLKHEPWQYIGGYADFYGLKFKVNPSVLIPRPETEELVFVALDFLKNNNVKSIMDIGTGSGIIPITIGIKAQQPLTLLAIDISVDALSVAHENAETHDVFVEFGVFDFLDRSQWADLPKVDVIISNPPYIGKIEKSEMSANVLDYEPHIALFVKDDEMEFYEAIATFVAEYQDDGCFVLVEINEKYSQNVVETFTNHGLQHVAIIKDMQGKDRMVSAVKKSLKQ; this is encoded by the coding sequence ATGACATTTACTTCAGCTTATAGTACACTATCCGAAAAACTGATGACTGTTTATGACAGCCGGGAGGCATCCATCATCGCGAGGTATATACTGGAAGATGTTTTTAATGCTTCTTTTTGGTCTGAGGAAGAGTTGAATCCAGACCAAATTGTCAGATTTGATGAAGTAACTCAAAGATTACTGAAACATGAACCATGGCAATACATCGGAGGATACGCCGATTTTTACGGACTAAAATTTAAGGTAAATCCGTCTGTACTCATCCCAAGACCTGAAACGGAAGAACTTGTGTTTGTGGCGCTTGACTTTTTAAAGAACAATAACGTCAAATCTATTATGGATATCGGCACAGGATCAGGGATCATTCCGATTACTATCGGTATTAAGGCTCAGCAGCCACTTACACTTCTTGCCATTGATATCAGTGTTGACGCACTCAGTGTTGCTCATGAAAATGCAGAAACGCATGATGTATTTGTAGAATTTGGTGTGTTTGACTTTTTGGACAGATCACAATGGGCTGACTTACCAAAAGTGGATGTCATTATTTCCAACCCACCATATATAGGCAAAATTGAAAAATCAGAAATGTCTGCCAATGTGCTTGATTATGAGCCACATATAGCTCTTTTTGTTAAGGATGATGAGATGGAATTTTATGAAGCCATTGCCACTTTCGTCGCAGAATATCAGGATGATGGATGTTTTGTCTTAGTTGAAATCAATGAAAAATATAGTCAGAATGTGGTAGAAACATTTACAAATCACGGTTTGCAGCATGTCGCCATCATCAAAGATATGCAAGGCAAAGACCGTATGGTATCCGCAGTAAAAAAATCACTGAAACAATGA
- a CDS encoding oligosaccharide flippase family protein: MFSIHSFKKAIKNLPHDPVNAYQLYQASRYLTSILVSIFLVKSGLTSDAVGQFELLLFIAVTLSFFWTVGMQNALVSYYPGIHERDKLKSLQTVFLLLVLTGILIGSLVLLFPQWVTGAFKPEGSIDFLPLLALFVMVSAPLLMVENVLLLRKQAALLIRYTIISLSATILLTGLIGIMAPDVKNFLLCLIALAALRLVYLIYLLDIVKGVMIEKKVFITFLIFAAPLILNTLISSLMDVVDGWFVSRYFSAADFAVFRYGARELPFSSVLYSSLSVAMIPLLGSGTSALTALKSKATKWMHILFPVSIVLMFISPSLFSGIYNPSYKTSAFIFNIYLLILTSRVLLPQAYNFAKHQHKVIIWSGILELTCNIVLSYWWMHIWGMYGLALATVVAYFIQKLILMLYNKIKNGIPLSAYIDVKYYSIYCVASVLALFLSFKAFS; the protein is encoded by the coding sequence TTGTTTTCAATCCACTCATTTAAAAAAGCGATTAAAAATCTGCCGCATGATCCGGTCAATGCTTATCAGCTGTATCAGGCAAGTAGATATCTTACAAGTATCCTTGTTTCTATCTTTTTGGTCAAAAGTGGTTTGACGAGTGATGCAGTCGGTCAATTTGAATTATTGTTATTTATCGCTGTGACATTATCCTTCTTCTGGACGGTGGGCATGCAAAATGCCTTGGTATCCTACTATCCCGGAATCCATGAAAGAGACAAGCTAAAGTCGTTGCAAACAGTCTTTTTACTTTTAGTATTGACTGGTATCCTCATAGGATCGTTGGTACTTTTATTTCCACAATGGGTGACAGGAGCGTTCAAGCCGGAAGGTAGTATTGATTTCTTACCATTGCTGGCGCTTTTTGTGATGGTTTCTGCCCCTTTACTTATGGTGGAAAACGTACTTCTACTCAGAAAACAAGCGGCTTTACTTATCAGATATACTATCATCAGTTTATCAGCAACAATACTGCTGACCGGCTTAATAGGTATAATGGCACCCGATGTCAAAAATTTTCTATTATGCCTTATTGCTTTGGCTGCTTTAAGATTGGTTTACCTGATTTACTTACTGGATATTGTTAAAGGAGTAATGATTGAAAAAAAGGTGTTCATAACATTTTTGATTTTTGCAGCACCATTGATTTTAAATACCTTGATTTCCAGTCTTATGGATGTAGTGGATGGATGGTTTGTATCAAGATACTTTAGTGCTGCTGATTTTGCGGTATTCAGGTATGGAGCCAGAGAACTGCCTTTTTCAAGCGTGCTGTATAGTAGTCTGTCCGTGGCGATGATTCCCCTTCTTGGTTCGGGAACATCTGCTCTTACTGCGTTAAAGTCAAAAGCCACAAAATGGATGCATATATTATTTCCGGTTTCCATAGTGCTGATGTTTATATCTCCTTCTCTTTTTTCCGGCATCTACAATCCGTCATACAAGACTTCGGCTTTTATTTTCAACATATATTTATTGATACTTACAAGCAGAGTTTTGTTGCCACAAGCGTACAATTTTGCTAAGCATCAACACAAAGTCATCATTTGGTCAGGGATTTTGGAGCTGACATGTAATATCGTTTTGAGTTACTGGTGGATGCACATTTGGGGTATGTATGGCCTTGCGTTGGCCACAGTTGTCGCCTATTTCATTCAGAAATTAATATTAATGTTATATAATAAAATTAAAAATGGTATTCCACTTTCGGCGTACATTGATGTAAAATATTACTCCATTTATTGTGTTGCTTCAGTATTGGCATTATTTTTATCTTTCAAAGCTTTTTCATGA
- a CDS encoding alpha/beta fold hydrolase, giving the protein MLAYLKSFVIFIGLLLSSSIIGQKSNLIITSDGVIHYKIFGKGKSVVIINGGPGMNSEGFGNFAAQLSKVGFLCIIYDQRGTGKSEMKKMDQTTITMKNMVEDLEVLRRHLKINKWTVFGQSFGGLLAAQYANTYPKSIDKLVFSNSGGLNLDFLNYVVQRIENNLSQSERDSLQYYNELLSKEPENKFYLQRRAMQLASAYVYQKKHVPTIAERLLQVNITINQLVYSDLQKNKFDFIGKFNNFKRPVLIFQGLNDIISLETAQAIETTFSDSKLVKLDKCGHYPWLDRPEVFWSEIMKFLKGK; this is encoded by the coding sequence ATGTTAGCATACTTAAAATCATTTGTAATATTTATTGGTTTACTTTTATCTTCCAGTATCATTGGACAAAAGAGCAATTTGATCATAACCAGTGATGGCGTCATCCACTACAAAATCTTTGGAAAAGGCAAGTCGGTAGTTATTATCAATGGCGGACCAGGTATGAACTCAGAAGGATTTGGAAACTTTGCAGCACAACTATCAAAGGTTGGTTTTCTCTGTATCATTTATGACCAACGAGGTACCGGAAAGTCTGAAATGAAGAAAATGGATCAAACCACCATCACCATGAAAAATATGGTTGAAGATCTTGAAGTGCTGAGAAGGCATCTAAAGATAAATAAGTGGACTGTTTTTGGTCAGTCGTTTGGAGGTTTACTGGCTGCACAATACGCAAATACTTATCCCAAATCTATTGATAAACTCGTATTTTCTAATTCCGGTGGTTTAAATCTTGACTTCTTAAATTATGTCGTGCAGCGGATCGAGAATAACTTAAGTCAATCAGAACGAGATAGTTTGCAATATTACAATGAATTACTTTCAAAAGAACCTGAGAATAAATTTTATCTGCAAAGACGGGCAATGCAACTCGCTAGTGCCTATGTATATCAAAAAAAACATGTTCCGACCATTGCCGAAAGGCTTTTGCAAGTCAACATCACTATCAACCAATTGGTATATTCAGACCTCCAAAAAAATAAATTTGATTTCATCGGTAAATTCAACAATTTTAAAAGACCTGTTTTGATATTTCAGGGATTGAATGATATTATCTCTTTAGAAACTGCTCAAGCCATTGAGACAACTTTTTCTGATAGTAAATTGGTGAAGTTGGATAAATGTGGTCATTATCCGTGGTTGGACAGGCCCGAAGTTTTTTGGTCAGAAATTATGAAATTCTTAAAAGGTAAATAA
- a CDS encoding ABC transporter permease: MLANYLKLAIRNLNKHKIFSLINIVGLAISISVCLLIISIIADQKSYDQFHTKKDRIFRVLTNTGGDSETATSSFHLGKEMVNKHTGVEKATTLVRTFGGDIFYNEKMASGGGYFADENLFKIFDYKLIAGDPNTALNTPRSLVISEKLSKQLFYNENPIGKSVQFKNTGVNPMGVDHGNQETDYGLFTITGILEENQGKTHLPFQILTSLETIKALASDSLLNTDFNDWQFVWECYTYALVSENNSQDGLQSTLDKISKEKFTDQPYFFKAQPLGDITPGPMFNNNSHVFIPQTFLIFLAGLCLIIILTAGFNYTNLTLARSFTRAKEVGIRKVSGAKRGQVFYQFICESVVISLAAFILAIPILYILQNVFSKFVINQYINITFDHSPKLYLIFIGFSIGVGALAGFFPSLYISAFSPIQILKNVTNIKIFKKLSLQRGLLLVQFCFSLIFIISALLIFKQTNHIFNYEYGFNKDNVVNVTLYNPDNYARFAQSISDHKDVTAVGAASLLPSAGSGRGTSIWKSEGGKDTLYTQYIDIDAKSLKVWDIDLVAGKNLPEIPEVSNEKYILINEMLSKDLKYDTPNQAIGQRIVSGPSNFEIVGVVKDFQSQSVTSEIKPLMLRNRQSEFRYATIRVSGQNNKEAISFLETKWKEVNPTTKFEYQYFDQELQSIHTIFTNIAAILGFIAFLTVLISCLGLLGIAIYTSEIRRKEIGLRKILGSSIFEIIVLLSKSYIFLIAAAIIVAVPIAYFINNAWLNFFPSRISISLLSILISILFLVGISFLIVFSQSWRVAKSNPIDALKVE; encoded by the coding sequence ATGTTAGCAAATTACTTAAAACTTGCAATACGCAATCTTAACAAACATAAGATTTTTAGTCTAATCAATATAGTAGGATTGGCTATAAGTATTTCGGTGTGTCTCTTGATTATTTCGATCATTGCGGATCAAAAAAGTTATGATCAGTTTCATACCAAAAAGGATAGGATCTTTAGAGTGCTTACGAACACAGGAGGAGATAGTGAGACGGCAACATCTTCTTTTCATCTCGGAAAGGAAATGGTAAATAAACATACTGGTGTAGAAAAGGCTACTACCTTAGTAAGAACGTTTGGAGGAGACATCTTCTATAATGAAAAAATGGCTTCTGGTGGAGGGTATTTTGCTGATGAAAACTTGTTTAAGATATTTGATTATAAATTGATAGCAGGTGATCCAAATACCGCTTTAAATACTCCACGCTCTTTGGTGATTTCTGAAAAATTATCCAAACAACTTTTTTACAATGAAAACCCGATCGGTAAATCTGTACAATTTAAAAATACAGGCGTAAATCCTATGGGAGTCGATCATGGTAATCAGGAAACCGATTATGGATTATTTACCATTACTGGAATTCTTGAAGAAAATCAAGGAAAAACGCATTTGCCTTTTCAAATATTGACTTCACTGGAAACCATCAAAGCACTGGCGAGTGATTCCCTATTGAATACCGATTTTAATGATTGGCAATTTGTTTGGGAATGTTATACTTATGCTTTGGTATCAGAAAATAATTCACAAGATGGATTACAATCAACTTTGGACAAAATATCAAAAGAAAAATTTACAGATCAACCATATTTTTTCAAAGCTCAACCACTTGGAGACATCACTCCAGGGCCAATGTTCAACAATAATTCTCATGTATTTATTCCACAAACGTTTTTGATCTTTCTGGCCGGACTTTGTTTGATCATCATTTTGACTGCTGGATTTAATTATACCAATCTTACATTGGCAAGATCATTTACAAGAGCAAAAGAAGTAGGAATACGTAAAGTCTCAGGAGCCAAACGGGGCCAAGTTTTTTATCAATTTATATGTGAGTCTGTAGTAATATCTTTGGCAGCCTTTATCCTTGCAATACCGATATTGTATATCCTCCAAAACGTATTTTCAAAATTTGTGATCAATCAATACATCAATATTACTTTCGATCACAGCCCGAAGCTATATTTAATTTTTATAGGCTTTAGTATTGGAGTTGGCGCATTAGCTGGATTTTTTCCATCGTTGTATATTTCGGCATTTAGTCCTATTCAGATTTTAAAAAATGTAACAAATATAAAGATATTCAAAAAATTGTCTCTCCAACGTGGCTTACTTTTGGTACAGTTCTGTTTTTCACTTATTTTTATTATTTCAGCATTATTAATTTTTAAGCAAACCAATCACATTTTTAATTATGAATATGGATTTAACAAAGACAATGTGGTGAATGTGACTTTGTATAATCCCGATAATTATGCGAGATTTGCACAATCGATTAGTGACCATAAAGATGTCACTGCGGTAGGTGCTGCCAGCTTGTTGCCAAGTGCCGGATCTGGTAGAGGCACATCAATATGGAAAAGTGAAGGGGGAAAGGATACGTTATATACACAGTACATAGATATTGACGCCAAAAGCCTGAAAGTATGGGATATTGATCTTGTGGCTGGCAAAAATCTCCCTGAAATACCTGAAGTCAGCAATGAAAAGTATATTCTAATCAATGAGATGCTTTCAAAAGACCTGAAATATGATACTCCTAATCAGGCCATTGGTCAGAGAATAGTATCAGGCCCCAGTAATTTTGAGATCGTCGGCGTAGTTAAGGACTTCCAAAGCCAAAGTGTGACCAGCGAAATCAAGCCTTTGATGCTTCGCAACAGACAATCTGAATTTAGGTATGCCACCATAAGAGTAAGTGGTCAAAATAATAAGGAAGCGATTTCCTTCCTGGAGACCAAATGGAAAGAAGTCAATCCAACAACAAAATTTGAGTACCAATATTTTGATCAGGAACTTCAAAGTATACATACAATTTTTACAAACATAGCAGCAATTCTCGGTTTTATAGCCTTTCTGACAGTCTTGATTTCTTGTTTGGGTTTATTGGGAATAGCCATTTACACATCAGAGATAAGACGCAAGGAAATAGGCTTACGTAAGATTTTGGGCTCAAGTATATTTGAAATTATTGTTCTGCTTTCCAAAAGTTATATTTTTTTGATAGCAGCTGCCATAATCGTAGCCGTACCGATTGCCTACTTTATAAATAATGCCTGGCTCAATTTTTTCCCATCGAGGATAAGTATCAGCCTATTATCTATATTAATTAGTATTTTGTTTTTGGTGGGAATAAGTTTTCTCATCGTTTTTTCTCAATCTTGGCGAGTGGCCAAAAGCAATCCAATAGATGCTTTAAAAGTGGAATGA